A stretch of the Haloarcula ordinaria genome encodes the following:
- a CDS encoding ATP-binding protein, with protein MFHVVLDAYAFVGSNMFVTSPTTKRAAERSVIDDIGNPVIVLDTTDRVVSINTAAADAFELDPDSGLWVPLADLFEDDIDTDADRQHVTVTVDGRDREFVVVVSALTDPADVTVGRTLVFNDVTREREREQRLDVLNRVIRHNLRNEMTVIQGHAEVIADRSDDEQITSSAASVLDSGDRLLATGEKAREFERLREREVRVDRVDITRLLTRLVEDFEVEHPDATIDLDVPTDPVTVETDDRILSLVVSGLLENALVHADPEPHVRVSLSAVTDGSATGEIRIRDDGPGISASELQPILNGRETALEHGTGIGLWIVSWGLSILGGDIELTSDDEGTEARVRL; from the coding sequence GTGTTCCACGTCGTCCTCGACGCCTACGCGTTCGTCGGGAGCAACATGTTCGTGACGAGTCCGACGACGAAGCGTGCGGCCGAGCGCTCCGTCATCGACGACATCGGGAACCCGGTCATCGTCCTCGACACCACGGACCGCGTCGTGAGCATCAACACCGCCGCCGCAGACGCATTCGAGCTCGACCCCGACTCGGGACTGTGGGTGCCCCTGGCCGACCTCTTCGAGGACGACATCGATACCGACGCCGACCGCCAGCACGTCACGGTCACCGTCGACGGCCGCGACCGGGAGTTCGTCGTGGTCGTCTCCGCGCTGACCGACCCGGCCGACGTCACTGTCGGCCGCACGCTTGTGTTCAACGACGTCACCCGGGAACGCGAACGCGAGCAGCGCCTGGACGTCCTCAACCGCGTCATCCGACACAACCTCCGCAACGAGATGACCGTCATCCAGGGCCACGCGGAGGTCATCGCCGACCGGAGCGACGACGAGCAGATCACGTCGTCGGCGGCGTCGGTTCTGGACAGCGGCGACCGCCTGCTCGCCACCGGTGAGAAGGCCCGGGAGTTCGAACGCCTGCGGGAGCGGGAGGTCCGTGTGGACCGGGTCGACATCACCCGACTGCTCACCCGGCTCGTCGAGGACTTCGAGGTGGAGCACCCCGACGCGACCATCGACCTCGACGTACCGACCGACCCGGTCACCGTCGAGACGGACGACCGCATCCTCTCACTCGTCGTCTCCGGCCTGCTCGAGAACGCGCTCGTTCACGCCGACCCGGAGCCACACGTGCGCGTCTCGCTGAGCGCCGTGACCGACGGGTCGGCGACCGGCGAAATCAGGATCAGGGACGACGGCCCGGGTATCTCGGCCTCGGAACTCCAGCCGATTCTCAACGGCCGTGAGACCGCACTGGAGCACGGCACCGGTATCGGGCTCTGGATCGTCAGCTGGGGGCTGTCGATACTGGGCGGGGACATCGAGCTGACCTCCGACGACGAGGGGACCGAAGCGCGGGTACGACTGTGA
- a CDS encoding histidine kinase N-terminal 7TM domain-containing protein: MPGVQLGTLAVGSGMVAGVGALGLAGYLYRHRSSPGVRWFLLSFLGVALWCLAYSSGLLVFDRSLRVHLEALWLVGSVWTGPLFLLFALRYTGRAVTAETWQPAVLLSVPAAASELLLTHPYHDLLWANARVVPTWGLAGLAYEPTAVLYVPMVFGLVAAGVGVLLLVETVVNYGRLYQSEATAVALSTVPPSVGFVAWLLGLGPVP; this comes from the coding sequence TTGCCAGGGGTCCAACTCGGCACGCTGGCCGTCGGAAGCGGGATGGTCGCGGGCGTGGGGGCGCTCGGCCTCGCCGGCTACCTCTATCGCCACCGCAGTAGCCCTGGTGTTCGCTGGTTCCTGCTGTCGTTTCTCGGTGTTGCACTCTGGTGTCTCGCCTACAGCTCGGGACTGCTCGTTTTCGACCGCTCCCTGCGCGTCCACCTAGAGGCGCTGTGGCTCGTCGGGTCCGTGTGGACCGGACCGCTGTTCCTCCTGTTCGCGCTGCGGTACACCGGCCGAGCCGTGACCGCCGAGACCTGGCAGCCGGCGGTACTGCTCTCGGTCCCCGCGGCCGCCAGTGAGCTCCTGTTGACCCACCCGTACCACGACCTGCTCTGGGCGAACGCTCGGGTCGTTCCGACGTGGGGGCTGGCCGGCCTGGCCTACGAACCGACGGCCGTGCTGTACGTCCCGATGGTCTTCGGACTGGTCGCTGCCGGCGTCGGCGTCCTCCTGCTCGTCGAGACAGTCGTGAACTACGGCCGCCTCTACCAGAGCGAGGCGACCGCCGTCGCGCTCAGCACGGTCCCGCCGTCGGTCGGGTTCGTCGCCTGGCTCCTCGGCCTCGGTCCGGTCCCCTAG
- the carB gene encoding carbamoyl-phosphate synthase large subunit, whose protein sequence is MTAEEDRTILLIGSGPIKIGQAAEFDYSGAQACRALQEEGARVVLVNSNPATIMTDPEMADKVYLEPINTEAISEIIRKEQPDGVIAGLGGQTGLNVTAELAEEGVLEEHDVEVMGTPLDTIYATEDRDLFRQRMESIGEPVPASTTISLDEGESVTDFDEDAFRQRVEDAVDEVGGLPVIARTTYTLGGSGSGVVHEFEKLVDRVRKGLRLSRNSEVLITESIEGWVELEYEVMRDADDSCIIICNMENIDPMGIHTGESTVVTPSQVIPDEAHQEMRNSALKVIRELGIQGGCNIQHAWRDDGTPGGEYRVVEVNPRVSRSSALASKATGYPIARVTAKVAMGKRLHEIENEITGETTAAFEPAIDYVVTKVPRWPKDKFRDVDFELTTAMKSTGEAMAIGRTFPESLLKALRSSEYGPAVDWNEVDDDELETEYLVKPTPDRPYAIFEAFARGYTVEEVVELTDIEEWYIERFEQVADAAEAAQHGDFETAAQAGFTDQEITALAGGEFNDTHASWLPAVDGSDDEAVEAATDGAGVTVDAVETDTTDRDFKLVDTCAGEFRATTPYYYSTRDPVSGIDRDELMVDRDLESVVVVGGGPIRIGQGVEFDYCSVHAVQALEEVGIDAHVVNNNPETVSTDYDTSDGLFFEPVTAEEVADVIEATEADGVMVQFGGQTSVDIGHPLEQELQRRGLDCAVMGTSVDAMDLAEDRDRFNKLMDELGIAQAEGGTATSEDEALELAHDIGYPVLVRPSYVLGGRAMDVVYNDDDLQTYIEEAVRVSPDKPILVDEFLADAVELDVDAVADEDDVLIGGVMEHVETAGVHSGDSACMIPPRSQEIKDVMPRIREVTEDIADALDTVGLLNVQLAVRDGEVYVLEANPRSSRTVPFISKTTGVPIAKLAAKVMAGATLEELDVEEQIPEQVSVKEVVLPFDRLPGSDPRLGPEMKSTGEVMGTAGSFGKAYQKAQMCVGKPIPLDGTALVDLPVLGYEEHFEVQDLEDYADVDAVVDAIENDEIDLVASRNRDVLEACVENTVTYFSTIESAEAALEAINSNDQPLAVQAISERPKTTRQWGAD, encoded by the coding sequence ATGACAGCCGAGGAAGACCGCACAATCCTGCTCATCGGCAGTGGCCCCATCAAGATCGGACAGGCAGCCGAGTTCGACTACTCCGGTGCGCAGGCCTGCCGGGCGCTCCAGGAGGAAGGCGCTCGCGTCGTCCTGGTGAACTCGAACCCGGCGACCATCATGACAGACCCGGAGATGGCCGACAAGGTGTACCTCGAACCCATCAACACCGAGGCCATCAGCGAAATCATCCGCAAGGAACAGCCCGACGGCGTCATCGCCGGCCTGGGCGGCCAGACCGGCCTCAACGTCACCGCCGAACTCGCCGAGGAGGGCGTCTTAGAGGAACACGACGTCGAGGTGATGGGCACGCCGCTCGACACCATCTACGCGACGGAGGACCGCGACCTGTTCCGCCAGCGCATGGAGTCCATCGGCGAGCCCGTCCCCGCGTCGACGACCATCTCGCTCGACGAGGGCGAGTCGGTCACGGACTTCGACGAGGACGCGTTCCGCCAGCGCGTCGAGGACGCCGTCGACGAGGTCGGCGGCCTCCCCGTCATCGCCCGGACGACCTACACGCTCGGTGGCTCCGGGTCGGGCGTCGTCCACGAGTTCGAGAAGCTCGTCGACCGCGTGCGCAAGGGGCTTCGCCTCTCGCGTAACAGCGAGGTCCTCATCACCGAATCAATCGAGGGCTGGGTCGAACTCGAGTACGAGGTGATGCGCGACGCCGACGACTCGTGTATCATCATCTGCAACATGGAGAACATCGACCCGATGGGCATCCACACCGGGGAGTCGACGGTCGTCACGCCCTCGCAGGTCATCCCCGACGAGGCCCACCAGGAGATGCGCAACTCCGCGCTGAAGGTCATCCGCGAGCTCGGCATCCAGGGCGGCTGTAACATCCAGCACGCCTGGCGCGACGACGGCACGCCCGGCGGCGAGTACCGCGTCGTCGAGGTCAACCCCCGCGTCTCCCGCTCCTCGGCGCTGGCCTCGAAGGCGACCGGCTACCCCATCGCCCGCGTGACCGCGAAGGTCGCGATGGGCAAGCGCCTCCACGAGATCGAGAACGAGATTACCGGCGAGACCACCGCCGCGTTCGAGCCGGCCATCGACTACGTCGTCACGAAGGTCCCGCGCTGGCCCAAGGACAAGTTCCGCGACGTCGACTTCGAGCTCACGACGGCGATGAAGTCGACGGGCGAGGCGATGGCCATCGGGCGGACCTTCCCCGAGAGCCTGCTGAAGGCGCTCCGCTCCTCCGAGTACGGCCCAGCCGTCGACTGGAACGAGGTCGACGACGACGAACTCGAGACGGAGTATCTCGTCAAGCCGACGCCGGACCGTCCGTACGCTATCTTCGAGGCGTTCGCCCGCGGCTACACCGTCGAGGAGGTCGTCGAACTCACCGACATCGAGGAGTGGTACATCGAGCGGTTCGAGCAAGTCGCCGACGCCGCCGAGGCCGCACAGCACGGCGACTTCGAGACGGCCGCGCAGGCCGGCTTCACCGACCAGGAGATAACCGCGCTCGCGGGCGGCGAGTTCAACGACACGCACGCCTCCTGGCTCCCCGCCGTCGACGGTTCCGACGACGAGGCCGTCGAGGCAGCGACTGACGGCGCCGGGGTGACCGTCGACGCAGTCGAGACGGACACCACCGACCGCGACTTCAAACTGGTCGACACCTGCGCCGGCGAGTTCAGGGCGACGACGCCGTACTACTACTCGACGCGCGACCCGGTCTCGGGTATCGACCGTGACGAGCTGATGGTCGACCGCGACCTGGAGAGCGTCGTCGTCGTCGGCGGCGGCCCCATCCGCATCGGGCAAGGCGTCGAGTTCGACTACTGTTCCGTTCACGCGGTGCAGGCACTGGAGGAGGTCGGCATCGACGCCCACGTCGTCAACAACAACCCCGAGACGGTGTCGACGGACTACGACACCTCCGACGGGCTGTTCTTCGAACCCGTCACCGCCGAGGAGGTCGCCGACGTCATCGAGGCGACGGAGGCCGACGGCGTGATGGTCCAGTTCGGCGGCCAGACGTCCGTCGACATCGGTCACCCGTTAGAGCAGGAACTCCAGCGTCGCGGCCTCGACTGTGCAGTCATGGGGACCTCCGTCGACGCGATGGACCTCGCCGAAGACCGCGACCGCTTCAACAAGCTGATGGACGAGCTCGGCATCGCCCAGGCCGAGGGTGGCACCGCCACCTCCGAGGATGAAGCGCTCGAACTCGCTCACGACATCGGCTACCCGGTGCTCGTCCGCCCCTCCTACGTGCTGGGCGGTCGCGCGATGGACGTCGTCTACAACGACGACGACCTGCAGACCTACATCGAGGAAGCCGTCCGCGTCTCGCCGGACAAGCCCATCCTCGTCGACGAGTTCCTGGCCGACGCCGTGGAACTGGACGTCGACGCAGTGGCCGACGAGGACGACGTCCTCATCGGCGGCGTGATGGAGCACGTCGAGACGGCCGGGGTCCACTCCGGCGACTCGGCCTGCATGATTCCGCCACGTTCACAGGAGATCAAGGACGTCATGCCGCGCATCCGCGAGGTCACCGAGGACATCGCCGACGCGCTGGACACGGTCGGCCTGCTGAACGTCCAGCTGGCGGTGCGCGACGGCGAGGTGTACGTCCTCGAAGCGAACCCGCGCTCCTCACGGACCGTCCCGTTCATCTCGAAGACCACCGGCGTCCCGATTGCGAAACTCGCAGCGAAGGTGATGGCCGGTGCGACCCTCGAAGAGCTGGACGTCGAGGAGCAGATTCCCGAACAGGTCTCGGTCAAGGAGGTCGTGCTCCCGTTCGACCGTCTGCCGGGCTCCGACCCGCGTCTCGGGCCGGAGATGAAGTCGACTGGTGAGGTCATGGGCACCGCCGGCTCCTTCGGCAAGGCCTACCAGAAAGCACAGATGTGCGTCGGCAAACCCATCCCACTCGACGGGACGGCGCTGGTCGACCTCCCCGTGCTGGGCTACGAGGAGCACTTCGAGGTCCAGGACCTCGAGGACTACGCGGACGTCGACGCCGTCGTCGACGCCATCGAGAACGACGAGATCGACCTCGTCGCCTCGCGCAACCGCGACGTGCTCGAGGCCTGCGTCGAGAACACGGTGACGTACTTCTCGACCATCGAGAGCGCCGAGGCCGCGCTGGAGGCCATCAACTCCAACGACCAGCCCCTCGCGGTCCAGGCCATCAGCGAGCGCCCGAAGACCACCCGTCAGTGGGGCGCCGACTGA